In Aquimarina sp. TRL1, a single window of DNA contains:
- a CDS encoding M14 family zinc carboxypeptidase encodes MYTNSTHRLTRIGYLCTLIFLCCTFLINAQEKHYRVQIYADKTQLTSFHDQGFEADHFHFENGAVITEISAKDLQFLKKNKIKHKILIRNLEKRIPRRNKKIDRKNAKQKNKVAAQQVPTPSNFSLGSIAGFHSHDEAVAMLDKMRQLYPNLITAKSSIGTSIEGRSIYMVKISDNPTQDENEDEMLFTSIHHAREPIGLSQTLFYMWYLLENYETNDEIKTLVDNMELYFIPIVNPDGYIHNQNTNPNGGGYWRKNRRRNSGGSYGVDLNRNYGYKWGTQSSSNPRSDTYHGTSGFSEPETKALRDFSNQHNFIAALNYHSYGNLLIHPWGYKANTFTPDQDTFVAMCKYMTEENNYKYGTPNQTVNYSGSGSSDDWMYGEQNSKSKMMAMTPEVGSGNDGFWPASSRIIPLCNQAFPLNIKVMRMVARYAVITPSTASQTITTLSGNIDFSIKRYSLKQANWKVSLASDSPYISSLGQPKEYSNLTLLGTSTGSISYQLKANTPKGTKIPIRVVVSNGSWEYTKEVIITYNGDGGGDTQSPTIPAGLEVTNVTATSVGLSWNPSTDNVGVTGYDVYQGNSLATSVTQTTAVINGLSPNTTYTFKVRAKDAAGNVSGFSTEVRTTTTGGGTTYCEAKSNNATDEYIGRVQLGDIDNTTAAGSGYNDHTALQTNLTKNNSYTITITPKWKGTQYREAYSVWIDYNKDGDFKDQGEQVWTKNASTTSPVSGDFVVPSNATDGATRMRVIMRYSKLPSSCGVFDYGEVEDYTVVITGIVGNDTQAPSIPKSLIANNVTESSLSLSWDASTDNVGVTAYEVFQGNSLVKTETTTTSDITGLTAATAYQFKVRAKDAAGNISDFSTALAVTTQGNSGDPCAGVAPYDSNQTYQVGERVVYFGRLYEKTATSWKFIALCGAASKSHAKEISDLSSLADEIILFPSPTKNKLFVMLPYLDKETPYKILDLKGKVVKKGFVKEYIELEAIASGTYVIQIKTETKTVNKRFIKVD; translated from the coding sequence ATGTACACAAACTCAACGCACCGATTAACACGGATCGGTTATCTGTGTACTCTTATTTTTTTATGTTGCACATTTCTTATAAATGCACAGGAAAAACATTACAGAGTACAAATCTATGCAGATAAAACTCAATTGACATCTTTTCACGATCAAGGTTTTGAAGCAGATCATTTTCATTTCGAAAATGGTGCTGTAATTACAGAAATTTCCGCTAAGGATTTGCAGTTTTTAAAAAAAAATAAAATAAAGCACAAAATCCTGATTCGTAATCTGGAAAAAAGAATTCCCAGAAGAAATAAAAAAATAGATAGAAAAAATGCAAAACAAAAGAATAAGGTAGCAGCCCAACAAGTTCCTACACCCTCTAATTTTTCGTTGGGAAGCATTGCTGGTTTTCATTCTCATGATGAGGCAGTAGCGATGTTGGATAAGATGAGACAACTGTATCCAAACCTGATAACAGCTAAGTCTTCTATAGGAACCTCTATAGAGGGGCGATCCATTTATATGGTAAAAATCAGTGACAATCCTACCCAGGATGAAAATGAGGATGAAATGCTTTTTACTTCTATTCATCATGCCAGAGAGCCAATAGGGTTATCACAGACATTATTTTATATGTGGTATTTGTTAGAAAACTATGAAACAAACGATGAAATAAAAACGCTGGTAGATAATATGGAACTGTATTTTATTCCTATTGTTAATCCGGATGGATACATTCACAATCAGAACACAAATCCTAATGGAGGAGGGTACTGGAGAAAAAATAGAAGACGCAATTCTGGAGGATCCTATGGGGTAGACCTTAATCGTAATTATGGATATAAATGGGGAACTCAATCTTCTAGTAACCCCAGAAGTGATACTTATCACGGGACATCCGGGTTTTCTGAACCTGAAACAAAAGCTCTGAGAGATTTTAGTAATCAACATAACTTTATAGCAGCATTGAACTATCATTCTTACGGGAACTTATTAATCCACCCCTGGGGATATAAAGCAAATACGTTTACTCCAGATCAGGATACCTTTGTAGCGATGTGTAAGTATATGACGGAAGAAAATAATTATAAATATGGAACACCTAACCAAACGGTTAATTATTCTGGGTCCGGAAGCTCGGATGATTGGATGTATGGGGAACAAAATTCCAAGTCTAAAATGATGGCTATGACACCTGAAGTTGGAAGTGGTAATGATGGATTCTGGCCTGCTTCCAGTAGGATTATACCTTTGTGTAACCAGGCATTTCCGTTGAATATTAAAGTAATGAGAATGGTCGCTAGGTATGCAGTAATCACTCCATCTACTGCCTCTCAAACAATAACTACTTTATCCGGAAATATTGATTTTTCTATAAAACGTTATAGTCTGAAACAAGCAAATTGGAAAGTAAGCTTGGCATCAGATTCACCATATATCAGCTCCTTAGGGCAACCTAAAGAATATAGTAACCTTACGCTTTTAGGAACATCAACAGGAAGTATATCTTATCAATTGAAAGCAAATACTCCCAAAGGAACAAAAATTCCAATTCGGGTAGTAGTGTCAAATGGAAGTTGGGAATATACTAAAGAAGTGATCATTACTTATAATGGTGATGGTGGAGGAGATACACAATCACCTACTATTCCTGCGGGGTTAGAAGTAACCAATGTTACAGCTACTTCAGTTGGGTTATCCTGGAATCCTTCTACGGATAATGTTGGCGTTACGGGATATGATGTATATCAGGGGAATTCTCTGGCAACCTCAGTAACTCAGACAACAGCAGTTATAAATGGATTGTCGCCGAATACCACGTATACATTTAAAGTTAGAGCAAAAGATGCTGCAGGAAATGTATCCGGTTTTAGCACAGAAGTTAGAACGACTACTACTGGAGGAGGGACTACTTACTGTGAGGCAAAATCCAATAATGCAACTGACGAGTATATTGGGAGAGTTCAATTGGGAGATATTGATAATACTACCGCTGCAGGTAGTGGTTATAATGATCATACTGCTTTGCAAACCAATCTGACGAAAAATAATTCATATACGATTACCATCACACCAAAGTGGAAAGGAACCCAATATAGAGAAGCCTATTCAGTATGGATTGATTATAATAAAGATGGAGATTTTAAAGATCAGGGAGAGCAGGTGTGGACTAAAAATGCGAGCACTACCAGCCCCGTTAGTGGAGATTTTGTAGTGCCATCCAATGCCACAGACGGAGCAACGAGAATGCGGGTCATAATGCGCTATAGTAAACTACCTTCTTCTTGTGGAGTGTTTGATTATGGAGAGGTAGAAGATTATACAGTAGTTATAACTGGTATTGTAGGTAATGACACTCAGGCTCCTTCAATTCCTAAAAGTCTGATTGCGAATAATGTGACAGAGAGTTCCCTGTCATTATCATGGGATGCATCAACTGACAATGTTGGAGTTACAGCATATGAGGTATTTCAGGGGAATTCTTTAGTAAAAACAGAGACAACTACTACCTCTGATATTACAGGATTAACAGCTGCAACAGCATATCAGTTTAAGGTTAGAGCTAAGGATGCTGCAGGTAATATTTCTGATTTTAGTACGGCTCTTGCAGTTACAACCCAAGGAAATTCAGGAGATCCCTGTGCAGGAGTAGCCCCATATGATAGTAATCAAACTTACCAGGTAGGAGAGCGAGTAGTTTATTTTGGAAGATTATATGAAAAAACAGCGACTAGCTGGAAATTTATAGCACTATGTGGAGCAGCTTCTAAATCGCACGCTAAAGAAATATCAGACCTTTCTTCGTTAGCAGATGAAATTATATTGTTTCCTTCTCCTACTAAGAATAAATTATTCGTAATGTTACCTTATTTGGATAAAGAAACACCGTATAAAATACTGGATTTGAAAGGGAAAGTTGTTAAAAAAGGATTTGTAAAAGAATATATAGAATTAGAAGCAATTGCTTCCGGAACATATGTTATACAAATTAAAACAGAAACAAAAACTGTTAATAAACGATTTATAAAAGTTGATTGA